The Blautia obeum ATCC 29174 region TTGGACCGCGTATTCTTGATGGTATCTGTATTGGATTCATTTACAGAGCTGTTCACAAAAAGGCAAATACGTATGTATCCTGTGCTGTTACCGGATTCTTTTCTGCATTTTTGAATACACTGTTCTTTATGACTGCGCTGATTGTGATGTTTGGAAATACAGAGCTGATCAGGAATCTGATGGGAGGTCACAATATTATTGTTGGATGCTGTCTTATGGTTGGCGTTAATGCAATCAGTGAGATGGTTTCTTCTACAATCATCACTGCAGCTGTAGGAACCGCGCTTTCCAAAGCACACCTGATTCCGGCAGTCCAGATTGTAAAAACAGATACTGCAGCATAAAAATCCTACAGACAGGAATGAGAAATATGATTTTAGCCATTGATATTGGAAATACCAACATAGTTGTTGGCTGTATTGATAAAGAAAAAATATATTTTACAGAACGTATATCCACGATACGGACGAAAACAGAACTGGAATATGCGATTGATATCAAAACAATTCTTGATATCCATCATATCAACCGTGCGGATATTGAAGGGGCAATTATCTCTTCTGTTGTTCCTCAGATTACATCAGCAGCCAGACTGGCTGTACAGAAAATTCTCAAAAAGGATGCAATGATTCTTGGACCAGGAGTGAAGACCGGACTGAATATCATGTTGGACAATCCGGGAGAAATGGGAGCGGATCGTGTTGCAGATGCAGTTGCGGCACTGGCACAGTATCCGGTTCCGCTGGTCATCATTGATATGGGAACAGCAACTACAATTTCTGTAGTGGATGATAAGAAACATTATATTGGCGGTATGATCATGCCAGGTGTGCAGATTTCACTGGATGCGCTGACAACAAGAGCTTCTCAGCTGAGTGGAATCAGTATTGAAGAACCAAAGAAGATCATCGGCAAGAATACAGTAGACTGTATGAAGAGTGGAATTCTTTATGGCAATGCGGCAGCAGTGGACGGTATCATTGACAGAATCGAGGAAGAACTCGGACAGAAGGTTACCGTGATCGCAACCGGAGGCATGTCCAGAAAAATCATTCCGCACTGTAAACGAAAGATGATTCTGGATGGAGATCTTCTCCTGAAAGGTCTGCAGATTGTTTACGAAAAAAATAAAGCATAATAAAGCAGCTGTTTTTCTGAAAGAAACCTTGTGGTTTCCAGGGAAAACAGCTGCTTTTTGCTAAAAAGCATTGCTCATATCTTCGGGAACAGGTGCCATAAGGCACATGGGAGTTCCTGTGATCGGATGGCAAAATTTCAACTGCAGAGAATGCAGAGGCTGGCGTTTGAAAGTATCGTATACAGGATTATACAGATAATCAGCGGGGAGTGGATGTCCAATATAACCCATGTGTACACGAATCTGATGTGTACGTCCGGTTTCGAGATGGATTTCAAGAAGTGAATGATTATTTTTTAC contains the following coding sequences:
- a CDS encoding ECF transporter S component gives rise to the protein MKTKKFTTSQLTILGLMAGILFLMAYTPLGYLNIGPLAVTFNVIPVAVCAIVLGPTGGAIAGAVFGLTSFMQAIGIGGVSALGSALFQINPFMTAVQCFGPRILDGICIGFIYRAVHKKANTYVSCAVTGFFSAFLNTLFFMTALIVMFGNTELIRNLMGGHNIIVGCCLMVGVNAISEMVSSTIITAAVGTALSKAHLIPAVQIVKTDTAA
- a CDS encoding type III pantothenate kinase; its protein translation is MILAIDIGNTNIVVGCIDKEKIYFTERISTIRTKTELEYAIDIKTILDIHHINRADIEGAIISSVVPQITSAARLAVQKILKKDAMILGPGVKTGLNIMLDNPGEMGADRVADAVAALAQYPVPLVIIDMGTATTISVVDDKKHYIGGMIMPGVQISLDALTTRASQLSGISIEEPKKIIGKNTVDCMKSGILYGNAAAVDGIIDRIEEELGQKVTVIATGGMSRKIIPHCKRKMILDGDLLLKGLQIVYEKNKA